A genomic region of Klebsiella sp. RIT-PI-d contains the following coding sequences:
- the gltX gene encoding glutamate--tRNA ligase, whose product MKIKTRFAPSPTGYLHVGGARTALYSWLFARNHGGEFVLRIEDTDLERSTPQAIEAIMDGMNWLSLEWDEGPYYQTKRFDRYNAVIDDMLKVGTAYKCYCSKERLEALREEQMAKGEKPRYDGRCRHGDEHHAENEPCVVRFANPQEGSVIFDDQIRGPIEFSNQELDDLIIRRTDGSPTYNFCVVVDDWDMEITHVIRGEDHINNTPRQINILKALNAPVPVYAHVSMINGDDGKKLSKRHGAVSVMQYRDDGYLPEALLNYLVRLGWSSGDQEIFSREEMIKLFSLNAVSKSASAFNTEKLQWLNHHYINTLAPEYVATHLQWHIEQENIDTRTGPQLSELVTLLGERCKTLKEMAQSCRYFYEDFAEFDADAAKKHLRPVARQPLEVVRDKLSAITDWSAENVHHAIQAAADELQVGMGKVGMPLRVAVTGAGQSPALDVTVHAIGKTRSIERIAKALTFIAERESQQ is encoded by the coding sequence ATGAAAATCAAAACTCGCTTCGCGCCGAGTCCAACCGGCTATCTGCACGTTGGTGGCGCACGTACCGCTCTTTACTCCTGGCTTTTTGCCCGTAACCACGGCGGTGAGTTTGTCCTGCGTATTGAGGATACCGACCTCGAACGTTCTACCCCGCAAGCAATTGAAGCGATTATGGACGGGATGAACTGGCTGAGCCTGGAGTGGGATGAAGGTCCGTACTATCAAACCAAACGCTTTGATCGCTATAACGCGGTTATTGATGACATGCTGAAAGTGGGCACTGCCTATAAGTGCTACTGTTCCAAAGAGCGCCTGGAAGCGCTGCGTGAAGAACAAATGGCGAAAGGTGAGAAGCCTCGCTACGACGGCCGCTGCCGTCACGGTGACGAGCATCACGCTGAGAACGAGCCGTGCGTAGTGCGTTTTGCCAACCCACAGGAAGGTTCAGTCATTTTTGACGATCAGATCCGCGGGCCGATCGAGTTCAGCAATCAGGAGCTGGACGATCTGATTATTCGTCGTACTGACGGTTCACCAACCTACAACTTCTGTGTCGTTGTTGATGACTGGGATATGGAAATCACCCACGTGATCCGCGGTGAAGATCATATTAACAATACGCCGCGCCAGATTAACATTCTTAAAGCGCTGAATGCGCCAGTCCCGGTGTACGCCCACGTCTCAATGATCAACGGCGACGACGGTAAAAAGCTCTCCAAGCGTCACGGTGCGGTAAGCGTAATGCAGTATCGCGATGACGGTTATCTGCCGGAAGCGCTGCTGAACTACCTGGTGCGTCTGGGCTGGTCAAGCGGCGATCAAGAGATCTTCAGCCGTGAAGAGATGATCAAGCTGTTCTCGTTGAATGCGGTCAGTAAATCTGCCAGCGCGTTCAATACGGAGAAATTACAGTGGTTAAACCATCACTATATCAATACGCTGGCCCCGGAATATGTTGCGACGCATTTACAGTGGCACATTGAGCAGGAAAATATTGATACCCGTACCGGTCCGCAGCTGAGCGAGCTGGTAACGCTGCTGGGTGAGCGCTGCAAAACGCTGAAAGAGATGGCACAAAGCTGCCGCTATTTCTATGAAGACTTTGCTGAGTTTGACGCTGACGCTGCGAAAAAACACCTGCGTCCGGTTGCGCGTCAGCCGCTGGAAGTGGTTCGTGACAAACTGTCAGCGATTACCGACTGGTCAGCCGAAAACGTTCATCACGCGATTCAGGCGGCGGCGGACGAGCTGCAAGTGGGGATGGGTAAAGTCGGTATGCCGCTGCGCGTAGCGGTGACCGGGGCAGGCCAGTCTCCGGCACTGGACGTCACGGTCCATGCGATTGGCAAGACCCGCAGCATTGAACGCATCGCTAAAGCATTGACGTTTATTGCCGAGCGCGAAAGCCAGCAATAG
- a CDS encoding bile acid:sodium symporter family protein, with protein sequence MKFFRILDPFTLTLIAVVLLASFFPARGHFVEYFEWLTTAAIALLFFMHGAKLSREAIVAGGSHWRLHLWVMCSTFILFPVLGVLFAWWAPVNVDPQIYTGFLYLCILPATVQSAIAFTSLAGGNVAAAVCSASASSLLGIFLSPLLVGLVMNMHGAEGSLQQVGKIMLQLLLPFVLGHLSRPLIGDWVARHKKWIGKTDQTSILLVVYSAFSEAVVNGIWHKVGPGSLLFIVVVSLVLLAIVIAVNVFVARKAGFNKADEITIVFCGSKKSLANGIPMANILFPVSAIGMMVLPLMIFHQIQLMVCAVMARRYKRQTERLQAETSLAKG encoded by the coding sequence ATGAAATTTTTCCGTATTCTTGATCCTTTTACGCTGACGCTGATCGCTGTGGTCCTGCTGGCCTCGTTCTTTCCGGCACGCGGTCACTTTGTAGAATATTTTGAGTGGCTGACCACCGCCGCCATCGCACTCCTGTTTTTTATGCACGGTGCCAAGCTTTCACGGGAGGCGATTGTTGCCGGCGGAAGCCACTGGCGTTTGCATCTGTGGGTGATGTGCAGTACGTTCATCCTGTTTCCGGTCCTGGGTGTGCTTTTTGCCTGGTGGGCGCCGGTAAATGTTGATCCGCAGATTTACACCGGGTTTCTCTATCTGTGCATTCTTCCTGCGACAGTCCAGTCCGCCATTGCGTTTACCTCCCTTGCCGGCGGCAACGTTGCCGCCGCCGTGTGTTCGGCTTCAGCGTCCAGCCTGCTGGGGATTTTTCTTTCGCCGCTGCTGGTCGGGCTGGTGATGAACATGCATGGTGCAGAGGGAAGTTTACAGCAGGTCGGAAAAATCATGCTCCAGCTGCTGCTGCCGTTCGTTCTCGGTCATCTTTCACGTCCGCTGATTGGCGACTGGGTGGCCAGGCATAAGAAGTGGATTGGTAAAACCGATCAAACCTCGATTCTGCTGGTGGTCTACTCTGCCTTTAGCGAAGCAGTCGTAAACGGCATCTGGCATAAAGTCGGGCCCGGCTCGCTCCTGTTCATCGTGGTGGTAAGCCTGGTGCTGCTGGCGATTGTGATTGCCGTTAACGTTTTTGTGGCGCGCAAAGCCGGTTTCAATAAAGCAGATGAAATTACTATCGTCTTCTGTGGATCGAAAAAGAGTCTGGCGAACGGTATTCCAATGGCGAATATTCTTTTTCCGGTATCGGCGATCGGTATGATGGTATTGCCGCTGATGATTTTCCATCAAATTCAGCTGATGGTCTGTGCAGTCATGGCGCGTCGCTATAAGCGCCAGACTGAACGGTTGCAGGCAGAAACCAGCCTGGCAAAAGGTTAA
- a CDS encoding DUF3820 family protein has product MEKEQLIEMANTVMPFGKYQGRRLIDVPEEYLLWFARKDQFPAGRLGELMSITLLIKTEGLTQLVQPLKRPL; this is encoded by the coding sequence GTGGAGAAAGAGCAGCTTATTGAGATGGCGAATACCGTGATGCCGTTCGGGAAATATCAGGGCCGCAGGCTTATTGATGTCCCGGAAGAGTATCTGCTGTGGTTTGCACGTAAAGATCAATTTCCCGCCGGGCGGCTGGGCGAATTAATGTCGATAACGCTGCTTATCAAAACCGAGGGGCTGACACAGCTGGTTCAGCCCCTGAAACGTCCGCTTTAA
- a CDS encoding FlxA-like family protein, with protein sequence MTTISASTPPLHSSGSSASSEIAGIYRQITKLTQQLKELADSSLGAEDKQKQQELIQSQIAMLQAQLAMLQSKQLESAQQEQAQAQKVEGVNRPSANNQIDIYI encoded by the coding sequence ATGACCACGATTTCCGCCTCTACCCCTCCTTTGCACAGCAGTGGCAGCAGTGCCTCTTCAGAAATCGCCGGTATTTATCGGCAGATAACCAAACTGACGCAGCAGCTTAAAGAGCTGGCAGACTCCAGTCTCGGTGCAGAAGATAAGCAGAAACAGCAGGAGTTGATTCAGTCGCAGATTGCGATGCTCCAGGCTCAGCTTGCTATGCTGCAAAGCAAGCAACTGGAATCAGCTCAGCAGGAACAAGCGCAGGCGCAAAAAGTCGAAGGCGTTAACCGTCCTTCTGCCAACAATCAAATCGATATCTATATTTGA
- a CDS encoding LysR family transcriptional regulator codes for MNYSLRQLRVFITVAQAKSFSRAGEIVGLSQSAVSHSVKELERQTGVRLLDRTTREVALTEAGQQLASQLERVLEELHSTLRDAGRVGTQLTGKVRIAASQTISAHLIPQCIAQSNRCYPQIDFVLHDRPQQWVLESIRQGEVDFGIVIDPGAVNDLQCETILSEPFLLLCREDHPFAGCESISWQALQTERLVLQDYASGSRPLIDAALTHFAVDATIVQEIGHPATLFPMVEAGIGISVLPALALPLPQDSHLIVRPLTPGVERQLMLARRKNRSLSTAAQALWEIVRAQADEMASQRKHDPLYQI; via the coding sequence ATGAATTACTCACTGCGTCAGCTTCGTGTTTTTATCACCGTGGCCCAGGCGAAAAGTTTCAGCCGGGCAGGGGAGATCGTGGGATTAAGTCAATCGGCGGTCAGTCACAGCGTAAAAGAGCTTGAGCGGCAGACTGGCGTACGCTTGCTTGATCGAACCACCCGTGAAGTCGCGCTGACCGAGGCGGGCCAGCAACTGGCATCGCAACTTGAAAGAGTGCTTGAGGAGCTGCACAGCACCCTGCGTGACGCCGGAAGAGTCGGTACACAGTTAACCGGTAAAGTCCGAATCGCCGCCAGCCAGACTATTTCCGCACATCTTATTCCGCAGTGCATTGCACAAAGCAACCGATGCTATCCGCAAATCGATTTTGTTCTGCACGACAGGCCGCAGCAGTGGGTTCTGGAAAGTATTCGTCAGGGAGAGGTGGATTTCGGTATTGTCATCGATCCGGGTGCGGTTAACGATCTACAGTGTGAAACTATTTTGTCTGAGCCTTTTTTATTGCTGTGTCGTGAGGATCACCCATTTGCCGGATGTGAAAGTATTTCCTGGCAGGCACTACAAACGGAGCGGCTGGTGCTACAGGATTATGCATCCGGTAGCCGACCGTTGATTGATGCTGCTCTGACCCATTTTGCCGTCGATGCTACTATCGTGCAGGAGATCGGCCACCCGGCGACGCTTTTTCCGATGGTTGAAGCAGGCATTGGCATTAGCGTACTTCCCGCGCTGGCGCTTCCACTTCCTCAGGACAGCCATTTGATCGTCAGGCCGCTGACGCCGGGCGTGGAGCGGCAATTAATGCTGGCACGCAGAAAAAATCGTTCGCTTTCAACCGCAGCTCAGGCGTTATGGGAAATTGTCCGCGCCCAGGCAGATGAAATGGCCTCTCAGCGTAAGCACGATCCGCTCTATCAAATATAG
- the ligA gene encoding NAD-dependent DNA ligase LigA, which translates to MDSIEQQLTELRTTLRHHEYLYHVMDTPEVPDAEYDRLMRELREIETRHPDLITPDSPTQRVGAAPLASFSQVRHEVPMLSLDNVFDEDSFLAFNKRVQDRLKNTDALIYCCELKLDGLAVSILYENGVLVRAATRGDGTTGEDITTNVRTIRAIPLKLHGEGIPARLEVRGEVFLPQSGFEKINEDARKKGGKVFANPRNAAAGSLRQLDPRVTAKRPLTFFCYGVGILEGGELPASHMGRLQQFKAWGLPVSERVRLCDSPEAVLAFYHKVAEDRPGLGFDIDGVVIKVDSLALQEQLGYVSRAPRWAVAFKFPAQEQMTMVRDVEFQVGRTGAITPVARLEPVQVAGVLVSNATLHNADEIERLGLRIGDKVVIRRAGDVIPQVVNVVLTERPDETQPVVFPAHCPVCGSDVERVEGEAVTRCTGGLICGAQRKEALKHFVSRRAMDVDGMGDKIIDQLVEKEYVHTPADLFRLTAGKLTGLDRMGPKSAQNVVNALEAAKETTFARFLYALGIREVGESTAAGLASYFGTLAALEAATVDDLQKVPDVGIVVAKHVFNFFEEESNRDVIRQLVEDVGIHWPAPVVVKAEEIDSFFAGKTVVLTGSLSLLSRDDAKDRLAALGAKVSGSVSKKTDLVIAGEAAGSKLAKAQELGIEVIDEAEMIRLLGD; encoded by the coding sequence ATGGACTCTATTGAACAACAGCTGACAGAACTGCGAACCACGCTTCGCCATCATGAATATCTTTATCATGTAATGGACACGCCGGAAGTGCCCGACGCCGAATACGATCGCTTAATGCGTGAACTGCGCGAAATTGAAACCCGGCACCCGGATCTGATCACCCCTGATTCACCCACTCAACGTGTTGGCGCCGCGCCGCTGGCATCGTTTAGTCAGGTGCGCCATGAAGTGCCGATGCTCTCTCTGGATAACGTGTTTGATGAAGATAGCTTTCTGGCGTTTAACAAGCGTGTGCAGGACCGGCTCAAAAACACCGATGCGTTGATCTACTGTTGTGAACTCAAACTGGATGGCCTGGCGGTCAGTATCCTTTATGAAAATGGGGTGCTGGTGCGCGCTGCGACGCGCGGCGATGGAACGACAGGCGAAGACATCACGACGAATGTCCGCACCATTCGCGCCATTCCGCTTAAACTGCACGGTGAAGGTATCCCGGCACGTCTGGAAGTGCGCGGAGAAGTGTTTCTTCCACAAAGTGGTTTTGAGAAAATTAACGAAGATGCGCGCAAAAAGGGCGGCAAAGTTTTTGCTAACCCGCGTAATGCGGCAGCCGGATCGCTGCGCCAGCTCGATCCCCGCGTTACGGCAAAACGTCCGCTCACCTTCTTTTGCTATGGCGTTGGCATTCTGGAAGGCGGTGAACTGCCGGCCAGCCACATGGGGCGTTTACAGCAGTTTAAAGCCTGGGGCCTGCCCGTTAGCGAACGCGTGCGCCTGTGCGACTCTCCGGAAGCAGTACTGGCCTTCTACCATAAAGTGGCTGAAGACCGTCCGGGCTTAGGTTTCGACATCGATGGCGTAGTCATTAAAGTCGATTCTCTGGCGCTTCAGGAGCAGCTGGGCTACGTTTCCCGCGCTCCGCGTTGGGCGGTTGCATTTAAATTTCCGGCCCAGGAACAGATGACGATGGTGCGTGACGTCGAGTTTCAGGTCGGGCGTACCGGCGCAATTACCCCCGTAGCCCGCCTGGAACCGGTGCAGGTGGCAGGCGTGCTGGTCAGTAATGCGACCCTGCACAACGCGGATGAAATCGAGCGGCTGGGTTTGCGCATTGGCGATAAGGTGGTTATCCGCCGCGCCGGAGATGTGATCCCGCAGGTAGTGAATGTTGTGCTTACCGAACGTCCTGATGAGACGCAGCCGGTCGTTTTCCCGGCACACTGTCCGGTCTGCGGCTCTGATGTCGAACGCGTTGAGGGCGAGGCGGTAACGCGCTGCACCGGCGGGTTAATCTGTGGCGCGCAGCGAAAAGAAGCGCTTAAGCACTTTGTCTCTCGCCGGGCGATGGACGTGGACGGTATGGGCGATAAGATCATCGATCAGCTGGTTGAAAAGGAATACGTGCATACGCCCGCCGATCTTTTTCGTCTGACGGCAGGTAAACTCACCGGGCTGGATCGTATGGGTCCTAAATCAGCACAAAACGTGGTTAACGCGCTCGAGGCGGCAAAAGAGACAACGTTTGCCCGCTTTCTCTACGCGCTGGGTATTCGCGAGGTCGGTGAATCAACGGCAGCGGGTCTGGCCAGTTATTTTGGCACGCTGGCTGCGCTTGAAGCCGCAACGGTTGACGATCTGCAAAAAGTTCCCGATGTCGGCATCGTGGTCGCAAAGCACGTATTTAACTTCTTCGAGGAAGAGAGCAACCGGGATGTTATCCGCCAGCTGGTTGAAGACGTCGGGATCCACTGGCCTGCGCCGGTGGTGGTGAAGGCAGAAGAAATTGACAGTTTCTTTGCCGGCAAAACGGTGGTTCTGACCGGCAGCCTGAGCCTGCTGTCTCGCGATGATGCTAAAGACCGTCTGGCCGCGCTAGGGGCAAAAGTGTCCGGCAGCGTGTCGAAGAAAACCGATCTGGTCATTGCCGGTGAAGCCGCGGGTTCAAAACTGGCGAAAGCACAGGAGCTGGGCATTGAGGTTATCGATGAAGCGGAAATGATCCGCCTGCTGGGGGACTAA